ctattaGTTTATACTAAAATGCTGTAAACGAACAGTATGCTTTCAGTTGAGTGTACAAGCTCGTCGCCAagctaccggaagttgatgctgttgctatgcaacctcttgctagctagttaacgtaaCAAATGACTAGTTAGACATTTTACGACTTcgggtgtgttcttaaattcaatgTGGAGTGCGCTCCTAATTTCGGAGCATTGTCGGATTGTCTGTTTGTAAATCCAGAGTGTTTCGCTCTCaaagcgcacactggacgctcggGACGTTTAGGGTTGATTTGAACATTCTGACCTTACAactgcagtcaagcacccaagctaacgctggctagcttgctagctccttccagacacaaatgagaccactgaccattttactcgccctagcagagctggttaggcagttttcatgttatccagagcgttggtgaatgtaactgtgctgctggcaacaatttaattacgcttttttttgccgatgtttaccgacactggccatattcaactggtgttgagCGCTACTAAATTCATTATTCcacgctctggtacactcagacgagagtgctctgaaatcagagtagatagccgaCATAACTTTTGGCATTCTaactaataaatatatatatatgtatgtatgtgtgtatatatatatatgtgtgtatatatatatatatatatgcatactaTACTCAATTAACGtcacaaatagtacggttagtatgagtattcgaacagAGCATTTGTCTGGAAATAAAATAAACTTCTCAACTGCGTTACTCattccagtcagcagatggcgatgtgcGTCTTTCGGGCGATGCTGCTCATGTGACGTAAATTCTAGTGGACGGGACCAGATGcttcttcaacaacaacagctaTCGTTAGGTTGATAGCCAAAACACTCAAGCGCTTTACTGTCGGTTGTTTTGGTGTATATTAATCGCAGTGTTTTATTGACAGAGGAGACCTGATATCTGATTAACACTAGTAAGTAACTTACCGTCGTAATGGGTTTTTACTTTAGATATTCAGAGTTCGCTAGTAAGTAGCTAGGTTTCCACAGATTTTCATGCGAGTATAAATAAAATCTTCGCATTTTCCAACCAGAGGTTTCCATCAAATTCACTTGAGGATAAAAGTCGgcgcgtgatgacgtagtgcacataaataCCTTTTGctttaaattcccatgtaccgaataagTGTATAGCGATTATTACATTATGGACAAGCATCATGTCAATAGAATAAGATACTCGGTATTTATTGGAAagtagcatcaagctcatcaccttgcactttcaccaacctgtgaagttcataacttATTGCATCAGTAGCCTAATAAATTGTATGCTTTTCCGTGTTTATAGACAACTGCCATAACTATGCTTGCCCTATGGATAATATCATGCTGTTGAAGATTGCATGTTTAGTTATTATTCTACACAATAGTTATTATTCTAATGAACTCCGCCCctcatagatgtctatgtttcacaagtttggacatcaaagtacagATAACTAGAGTACAGCACAGAAGAGTAGGtttgagttcagtacagtagaatagagtaaagTATTGTATTTTTCATTATAAAAAGTATAGTATaggacagtagagtagtgttcagtagagtatcgttcagtacaatacagtacagtgtacTGAAATCTACTGTACAGGCACACATaattggcatacattttaaagtgagtcTCAGGGCAATTCAGTAACTGTGGAATTGCCCAATAGCAATAAATCACTTCAGGGGTTTGTTGTGTATATgggcaatataccacaccccatcAGGCCTCATTGCTTAATAATTGTGCTCTGCTGAGCCTAAAAACATGACATTCCAAGAGAGCAAGATTTATATTTGAAGCTCTACATCATTCttatacccccccaaaaatggaGACAAAAAAACGCAGCAAGGTTTATATTTAATGATGAAATGTTGTGAAAACTAGCCTTCGGGTTTTGAGCAATCTAGTTTGGATTAAAACTCATGTGAAGACTGTTTTATCATTTATCACTCCGTTTGTCTTTGGCAGGAGAGGGAGCTGACTCTCGCCATGACAGCAGGAAGAGTCCTTCAGGagaaccagacccagagacacccAAACCACCGAGACGACACCACTGttctcagtgtggaaagagttttgccAAGTTAGGGAGCCTGAAAAAacatgagagaacacacacaggagaaaagcctcaCCACTGTGcccaatgtggaaaaagttttaTTTGGTTATGTGACCTGAAAaggcatgagaggacacacacaggagaaaaacctTTTCAATGTTCCCACTGTGGAAAGCGTTTTACCCAGGTAGGGGCCCTAAATAAGCacaagaggacacacacaggagagaagcccttCCAATGCTCTCTGTGTGGAAAGAGTTATACTAAGTTAGGGGGCCTGTATAGGCATGACAGGGCACACACAGAAGGGGCTAAGTTAACCTACCACTGCTCCCTGTGTGGAAATATATTTAGCCGGTTACGGTATCTGAATAAGCATGAAAGGATACAtacacaggaggagaagacataccACTGCTCTCATTGTGAAAATACATTTTCCCGGTTAGAGGACCTGAAATCACATGAGAGACTAGAAAGGCTGTGTTCAGACTTATGTTTTTGACTTGagaatgtgtttttgtttatgCCTTATGAAATCAAATTGTATATTTGAAAGCTTGCTTGAAAATAGGCTTCTTTTTGTATTGTTTTGGACATGATTATATATAAATTCAGATGTATTAATTTTGTATTATGATATATTGAATACAAGAATAAACCCCTTAGATGTTCATTTCATGATTTGgatattttaaaatgtaaattatTTAAGTAACAACTTGCACAGGGCTTGGCTATTCTAAGCCAGAAGGCTGATAGGCTCCTTTTCCTATCTCCTATTTCTGTAGgttgaggcagcttgatgtaaaagtacaccccctggacaggatgtTAGTTTATACAATTATTATATAGATTAATGGTATTTTGCTTTTATTCATTCTAATCTTGAAAACCTCTTGAATTGAAAATATGATTTGGATATTGCTAAATGAATTTGATTGGATAAATTGTTTGGAtgttgaaaaatgtatttgataatGATTTGGATATTTCTAAATCTAAATGGTTAAATCAATGAATAGTGTGCATTTCTTGTCAATGTATTTTATTGAGTTAATTTGTGTATTAGTCATCAAGCTAAAGGTGTATGAAAATGTGATGTTGTTCTGAGAACATTGATAAGTTGTTGAAATGAATGTTCCCATCAGTATTATTATACCATGTCAGAAAATTCTCACTCATTTAAAGTCTGCACTAATCAACACATGCTTCTTTTTGTACATTTTAGTGTGATATTATTCTTTAAATGGGGCAATTctcagtagaaacaataacaaagccttCTTCCTGCCCATGTTTCAGTGAAAAGCTTTGGGATGGGtgtggagaaatgtaaccactctcaaattcatagaccggTACTGACCATCTTTGATATCTAAATAATCGTTTTAACAATATTTTGAGGCTACACGGTTAAGTTTTAAATATTTtgtgtcaatcaatcaaatgtatttataaagccctttttacatcggcagatgtcacaaagtgctatacagaaacccagcctaaaaccccaaacatcaagcaatggagatgtagaagcacggtggctaggaaaaactccctagaaaggcaggaacctaggaagaaacctagagaggaaccatgctctgaggagtggccagtcctcttctggctgtgctgggtggagattataacagtacatggccatttaaAGCCAAATTGTTCTtcgagatgttcaaatgttcatagatgaccagcagggtcaaataataatcacagtgtttggatagggtgcaacaggtcagtatctcaggagtaaatgtcagttggctttttatagccgagcattcagaggtcgagacatcatgtgtggtagagagagagaaagtcgaaaacagcaggtctgggacaaggtagcacgtctggtgagcATATCCGGGTTCCCTTGCCgtaagcagaacagttgaaactggagcagcagcatgaccaggttgactggggacagccaggaatCATCAGGCCAGTTAGTCCCAAGGGaagatcctagggctcaggtcctccgggagagagagagaattagagggagcatacttaaattcacacaggacaccagatatgaCAAGAATtataccagatataacagactgaccctagccccccggcacatagactattgcagcatagatactggagactgagtaAAATAAGCTTATTTTGTGTTCGGATTGGGTACCACAAATGAACTAAGTTCATGAGGCatttgaacactgaacaaaaatataaacgcaacatgcaacaatttcaaagattttactgagttacagttcaaataaggaaataagtcaatttaaaaaaagaatttggccctaatcgatggatttcacaactgggaatacagatatgcatctgttggtcacagataccttaaaaaaaggtaggggcgtgggtagggctgtggtggtcatgacattttgtctgctggtgattgtcaagcaaattaCTGTCTCACTGTAATTTACCATTgattaacataaacacgtttagcatctcttGGCTGCCGTGCATAGCATACAAGCCATTGATGCAGAACTTAGGAACATCTACTTTTTTTAAAGTTTAATAAAACCATTTCAtaaatccattttttattttggaaaggtctaaaaaaaaaacgatatgaagaaaatgtagtctatttcagaagaacagaataacatactcttgagttgtccttatgttggGCCCTGATATGGCTaagccatatggctgtgggctacactagttcatttagcagacaagatttgcttggAATTCTGTGGtgttattattttatagtatgaagaatacaattgaacatagctgaatgaAATAGAAATGATATTCTCTCCAAATGATATTCAAGGAAGTGCGCAAATGttgctattctgtgttgagcagttaacattcatacctggatctcacagctagctagctgctatccgtgtgactatcggctttcgtcgattccggagcaaacatcaattgttccggagctagccagctgaagagttccatcaatcactcctgggctgcagtcacctatccggacccgttttgctgcctacgcggagccccaccgggccttcacagcTGGACTGCCGACGTTGTCTACCCGAGGGAGTTGTCCGGCTGCTTCCTCCGGCGCGACGTTGCCTGGGcacccatctgcggcctgctagccgttggctgtcttatcggctgctatctgaatagacaatcggacaattttttaaaattaaattttaatgtatttatttttcttcttgggcctctataactatacctattgtttttatttttgttgttgtgtaattacagacctccatcctatgctagcttgctaccgatttAGCTGTCTAAAttgccgtgacccccaaccaacctctccactcaccggacccttttgatcactcgactaagcatgcctctccttaatgtcaatatgccttgtccattgctgttctggttagtgtttattggcttatttcactgtagagcctttaGTCCTGCTctttataccttatccaacctattagttccaccacccacacatgcaatgacatctcctggtttcaatgatgtttctagagacaatatctctctcttcatcactcaatacctaggtttacctccactgtattcacatcctaccatacctttgtctgtacattataccttgatgctattttatcgcccccagaaacctccttttactctccgttctagacgaccaattcttattgcttttagccgcacccttattctactcctactctgttcctctggcgatgtagaggtgaatccaggccctgcagtgcctagctccactcctatcttccccatctatcttcagagcttgtgctgctaggcgacctaaactggaacatgcttaacaccccagccatcctacaatctaaacttgatgccctcaacctcacacaaattatcaatgaacctaccaggtacctccccaaagccttaaacacgggcaccatcatagatatcatcctaaccaacttgccctctaaatacacctctgctgttttcaaccaagatctcagcgatcactgcctcattgcctgcatccgtaatgggtcagcggtcaaacgacctccactcatcattgtaaaacgctccctgaaacacttcagcgagcaggcctttctaatcgacctggccggggtatcctggaaggatattgatctcatcccgtcagtagaggatgcctggatatttaaaaaaaaatgccttcctaaccatcttaaataaacatgccccattcaagaaatttagaaccaggaacagatatagcccttggttctccccagacctgactgcccttaaccaacacaaaaacatcctatggcgttctgcattagcatcgaacagcccccgtgatatgcagctgtaccgggaagctagaaaccattatacacaggcagttagaaaagccaaggctagctttttcaagctgaaatttgcttcctgcaacactaactcaaaaaagttctgggacactgtaaagtccatggagaataagaacacctcctcccagctgctcactgcactgaagataggaaacactgtcaccactgataaatccaccataattgagaatttcaataagcatttttctacggctggccatgctttccacctggctactcctaccccggtcaacagcactgcaccccccacagcaactcgcccaagccttccccatttctccttctcccaaatccgttcagctgatgttctgaatgagctgcaaaatctggacccctacaaatcagccgggctagacaatctggaccctttctttctaaaattatctgccgaaattgttgccacccctattactagcctgttcaacctctctttcgtgtcgtctgagattcccaaagattggaaagcagctgcggttatccccctcttcaaagggggggacactcttgacccaaactgctacagacctatatctatcctaccatgcctttctaaggtcttcgaaagccaagtcaacaaacagattatcgaccatttcgaatctcaccataccttctctg
This DNA window, taken from Oncorhynchus tshawytscha isolate Ot180627B linkage group LG10, Otsh_v2.0, whole genome shotgun sequence, encodes the following:
- the LOC112261007 gene encoding zinc finger and SCAN domain-containing protein 21-like, producing the protein MRSREGADSRHDSRKSPSGEPDPETPKPPRRHHCSQCGKSFAKLGSLKKHERTHTGEKPHHCAQCGKSFIWLCDLKRHERTHTGEKPFQCSHCGKRFTQVGALNKHKRTHTGEKPFQCSLCGKSYTKLGGLYRHDRAHTEGAKLTYHCSLCGNIFSRLRYLNKHERIHTQEEKTYHCSHCENTFSRLEDLKSHERLERLCSDLCF